The genomic window CCGGCAGGATGACTTGGGCAGTGCAAATGCAGTCGGGATCAGAGCCAGTCTGAGCAATACATTCAcccctaaggggggggggggctggatgttCACCTGATATTTCCTCCCCACCACCTCAGAAACCTGCCTCAATGTCCCCTGAGAAAATTATCCCATGGTGTTTGTAGCTTTGAGACCAGGTTGTCAAAGTGTTTGCCCCACGGCTGGAGTGCCtctctgcccacccttccccaaaCTATTCCTCTTTGAAGGGTTGGGCAGCTGCTCAGCCATCTCTTGCCCAATAGGGCAACATGGACTCAAAGCATTGCTTCTTTCCCCCAGGCTGTGTCCCAACACCTTCTCCCTGCGCTCCAACATCTGAAGCACCTTTCACTGGTAGAAGCCtccaagtttgtggaggaaatcTGTGGTAAAGCCCCAGTCGAACtctacatgcagaaggttccaggttcaatctctggcagaaTCTCTAGGcagcctgaagccctggagagctgctgccagtctgtgctggTAAACCATGGATAAAGAGTCTTACTCAACAGGCACCTTTGGTTGCCCAAGATCTTggctcagccctacctggagaagccAAGGATTGAACTTCCACACAAAGCGGGTTCTCCAACTCTAAttggcacccctgccctatggcAGGGAAGCCTCCAGATCTGTATGGACCTTTGCATTAATGCAACCAGCCCTTATTGGATTTTAAAATCTGTACTGGCAGAGGGGAGTTAGAGCATCACTTCCACCCTCAATCAGGcttgcagttttttttccccaaacatgcACTCTAGAGGGGGCAACTTGCTCTTAACAGCAAAGTTATCTGGGATATCTCTGTGAGTCTTCACTGACTAAAAAAGGAGAAggtgatcctggcccctatgACTTCCTGCAACAAGCTCAAGTTGCCCCACCCCAGAATCTGAACAAATGGTACATCTTTCcaccacccccatccccaggTTCCTTCAATGCCTCCACCGAGGCACAACTGCAAATTTGCAGAGAGGCCAAGAAAATTCAATACGCGAGCCAAGAGTTTACAGCTGGGACACAAACAGAACAGACAAGATATTGTGCCACACACCAAGAGGCAAAGAAAACGCATTGGAGACAGATGGGTCAGTGGCAGACAGACCGCCCTGAGTCACCCTCCGGAGAGCCATGATTCAGCACAAAATCTTGATCACCCTTAACAGGAATTCACTctgcagatgtgggggaggggagagactgcTCTATTtgtgtttacatttttaaaaaagatctaaaGGGTACAGCTGTTTGAGGGCAGCTCAGTGCAATGCTTGTCTAGACTAGTATTTCCCCTAAACTGGATTTTTCTCCTGTATTAAGGAGGGGGGCTGGTTCTACCCCTACTTCCATGATTACCCATCAGCAGAGAACACCCCGAATTTCTGCATGACTCACTGTTCTAGGCTCTCCTGGACTAAAAGACAACAGGTATGGAGAACTAACTCATACAGAGATGCAACAAGCAACCTcttcagagggcaggtgactcggCTACAGGTACAATTTGACTGATCTCAGCCATGCCCAAACATAGAGGCAAGACTAATCATGGCCCCCAAAACTGCAGCCCACATTTTCAGTGGAGGACTTTCAGCTTTGTGCTACAAGCtgtccgagagagagagagagaaagatgcaGCTTCATGTTTAATTGTGAAGACACGCATCACACCATGGTcatgaatttggggaaatgctgcTCTGGGTTCCCACTGTTCGACCCAAGAGTCACTGAGTCTCCATATCTAAGAGAGACTGTGGCCAGATGTTTTGACTTCCCCTTCCCAACACAAAGTCCAACTGACACCCCAAATCAAAAAGAGAGGCAATACTTACGGTCAAGCCCATTCAAGTAGCGCATCCGGATTTCACAGTGCCCCCACACAGCACTCACGACAGGGTACAGTTTTTTCCCTTTGAGCCCCCGAAAGGCCACCCCCATGTACTGTCCATCCACAATGAAACTCAGCGTCCCGTCATCCATATCTAGGACCACCAAGAACGAGTCCGGGACTATGAAAGTCTCGTCCGGCTCTAAGAAGGCCGGGTACGTTTTGCTGGGCTGGTTCTTCCCGTCGTGGTAGAGCCGGTTGCGCCCGAGGTCCCACCCCCACGACTCGTGGTTGTTCCCCACCAGTGTTGTGTAGCCGACCGAGTGCAGGGGGGCTTCTGCTGTCGCCACACCCACCACTGCATGGGTGCCCCGCTGCCTCATGGCCCAGGTGATCTGCCAGACGTGGAGGCCACGGGTATACCCCACTTTGCCCCGGATGGCATCTGTGCTCTGGGCCACCGGATGCCGGTGAAATATGAGCTTGTCCTCCTCTTTCACAAACACATTGAGCGACCTATCATCGTCATTCCACGAGTTCACCAGCTGGACCTCATAGGAGACCGGAGGCATGTCCAGGAGAAGATCCAGGCGGGCAGGTTTGCAGTAATCCAACCCTTGGAGCTCGTGCTTTAGCGGCCGGTATGCCGGGTCCCGCATATCCACGGTCTTTATCCCGCCGGTTACTTTCTGCCCCATCCTTCCCCTGTTGCCTGTCACCTATGGATAGACTGTCGGGGTGGGCTCATCAATTGACCTTGTGCTCTGACCGTCTCCAGTTCTCATCCAAGCCTTGGGGGAAGTAGGGAGGGGGGGGTGCCTGGAAAGGTTGCGACGAGATGAGACTGTGGTCAGCCCTGCCtgatggaaggaaagaaaaacagagttAAACACCAAGACTGCTCACCAGGTCGTCACAGTCAGGATTCACAGAACCCGTTTggtttccccagggcaagggggaggcacGGCATCCTTTGTCCATGGCAGCAGGAGTGGTAACAGAACGGAACGGTGCCTTCCACCACCTGCTCAGTGTTCTTGGTCAAAGTTCTACATTCTAAAAAACAGACACAGAGGTTACTAAGGCCCGACTGCCTGgggtagagtgggggggggacgcTTTCAACAGAGGCCTACCAGATGCTTTTAGGGGGCCAGcgatgcaatcctaggcatgtttactcagtagttAACCTTGCTACAGGCTCTCTCCTGGTTTAAGTGTGCCTTGGGTTGCACCCAAATTgttccaacacccccccccccaaaaaaaaaactagttcCAAAACCTTATAGTGCCAGAGATGGCCAATTGTAAGATGTAAGGTGTAATTGTAAGATGTAAGACCAAATCTGGTCTATGGAGGTGGAGTGCCTTTGTACATGGAGGCTATATTTCACTATGAAGTTTTCAGGTCAGCGCTCCAGCTTTTAAATAAAGGCCCAAGGCCGTCTTTCACAGGTTGTGACAGCAAGGTCTAAACCCTAATCAGACACCTGATCGGGACTCTGTCGGGACTCCCCATAACCTGTAAGGCAATACCAGGCAGCATCCACCGGGCATCTCTTCCTTTGTGTTTCAATCCTCCTATCAGTTTATTCTTATCTTTGCAACTTCAAGCTCACTCGGAAAACTTCCACTTCAAGGCATAGCCCCAAATCCTGAAGTGGGCTGCAGTAGCAGCTTAAAACAAAAAAGCGATAAAAACTGAAAATGCCATCTCAGGCACAGCAGCAGCTTAAACGTAAGCGGTGTAACGAGTACCAGttttgcatttttactcagaggtcttctccactgtgttcagtataTCTCACTCCAGGAAAATTTgcctaggactgtagccttagccTTAATCTATCACATGCTCCATGCTGCCTCTTGAACAGCTTTTCAGAAAGACGTTGACCGAAATCATTGTTTCTGGGTCCCACCAAtgggttgtgactcaatttttgttGGGCTGCGAAATGGgtagggcagattaggctctatgcatcaggggttaaacaagctgctacttggggagggggagcactgctgcccaatcaccattagagCCACACACCTTGGCATTTATACATCAGGCAGCAGACTCTAGGGCCATCTACTCTATCTAGATGTTgatagcatatatatatatatatacacacacacacccctaggcAAATTTTCTGTTTGCCTCCGGTTGATCCAGATGCTGCCTCTGGGCTCAGGTGCTCTGAAACCCATTCTAAATGCAGCAGCTGAGTGCAGTGGGGTAAGTTCCGTTACCTTGtgtgcccccccaccaccaccttacacACACAGTGAAGCAGTCCTGCTCTACTGGAGCTCAGTGCTCGATACCCTCCTCTGCCTAGGTCGGACAACACTGTGACTTTTGCAGGGTGGGGTAGCTACAAAAGCATGGctttccccttctctttcctgGAACTGCCATTTGGCTTCCCTGCCGAGCCAAGTGTTCCCTGGCTGTCTGCCTTGCTGTGACAAGGATCCCGCGAGCTCTGGAGCTAAGCGCCACTCCTCCAATTAGATTGCATAAAGCAGGCGTGCCCCCACCCTCAGCCCAGCGTGCTTATCTCTGCAACCCTAACTCTAGTCCCCTCCTCCTCTACCCCGCTTATTACATACATTGGGGGAAGAAAAAACAAAGTTCGGCAACCTGTACAAGACGACACGTGCTTTCCACCCTCACTCATTCATTCCTGCAACCACCATGCCCTGCATCAGCACTTCTATTTTACAGATGAGTAAACAAAGAACAGCAAAGCCCAGGCCAAGGCGATTCATAGCTACTGGGCAACTATAACACAGAGAAAATGAGCGGGTCAACCAAGTGGGTGTCCTCTGCCCATTTGCCGACCGAGGAGGATGCCTTAGTCTGTTTCACCACAAACAGCAGCTGCTTGAAATTATATCCTTCTGTCCAGAGACGGAGCTGCttttggagagggggaaaagttCTGCACAAGATtagaggcactgctgctgttacACAAGGAATTGCCCATAAAGCAATGGTTTCCACACATTTagccccgggacccactttttagaatgaacatctgttgggacccaccagaagtgatgtcatgaccagaagcgacatcagacaggaaaattttttaactaacctgggctgcaatcctacccacacgtacccaggattAATTCTCATTTactatatttattttaaagaatatacagagtagcctgttaaaagaacagatgtgtaccatttcgccaaatgcagtcatataccatgctggcatcaagtctaatatattaaaaataaaatattgaaataactggggacccacctgaaattggtttgcaatccacctagtaggtcctggtccacaatttgagaaacactgccgtaaAGCATTCTTGGTGAGCCCTGGCCCTCTATCACACTACACCCCTATTTGGGGAGCCAGCATCTGGAAGGGCAGTCCCACAAAGCCCACTTATCAACTCTAAGGCAAAAATAACCCCATTCGGGTCAAAGAGAAGAGGCACTCCTCCGTTTTAACTGACTAGGTGCGCGTGCCAGTCAAATATTGACTTTGGGGAATATTCTGTGATGCTGACGCCTGAGAAACTGGTCTGTACAACTGCCTAAGGCGATAAAAATAAAGtggtcatttttaaaatttttttgccaAGCATAGGTTGACCCTCGTGTTGTAGGAAGCAGTGGCGTaaccagagggggtgcaaggcactaagttttgcagggaggctcacagtGGCATGCAAGcaactcctcccctttggagacaatCCGgtagtggaagcaaaatggaggggaaGGCCTGCTTGCACACAGCGGTTAGCcttcttgcaaaacttagtgctttacacacccctaactacaccactgcctaaGAGAGAGACTGTTCAGTTAACCCTCCACAGGTTGAAAAACCCAACCTGGTTCTAAGGTGTCACTGATTCAGTTACTTCTGCTGTTGCAGAACCAACGCTAACTATTTTGTGTATGCCCACTGCACCGATCCTGTTTCACCAACTTGGCTTTCAAGCCCTCTCAAAGTTTAGGCTGCAGAAAACACATCAGACTGGTCCAACCACCAACCTTACATCACAGCAGATTTCAACACAGACCCAATCAGGTTTTTGCAAAGGTCTTTCCGATTTGGACAATGCTGCACACCACACAGAACTCCATCatacaaaacaaaatttttttaactCCACAAGCAGAAgactggccctgctggatcaagcccaaggcccatctagaccactGCCCCAAatcccacagtggccaccagttgcctctggcagTCTACAAGTGGGAAATAAAGGCAAATCCCTCTCCTGcttttgatccccccccccccggcaactgTGATCCACTTCCTTCAAACCTGGCAGGTGACGTTAAGCCATCAGGGCTAATAGCCAGGGAGACCTGCCTTCAACATATCTGTTCAACATCCCCCTCCAGCTCAACATGCCATGATGTTCTCGGGAATGAAGAGGGATGGAGGGTTACGAACCTTGACAGATTGGCCAGCCTGGTTTCTGAACACCGCTGTCCTTTTACAGAtgccaaagaaaaaaatcctgtATTTTGCAGTGTATATATTATTTTAGCCTAGCGGCAACTTTGGGAACAGCCCCCGAGTCGCAACAGCAGCAGGAAAACAAGCTCAGCTCGGCTCCGGTAGGTTTCACATTCCAGCCGTGCTTGGCAACCAGGTTCCAAGAAGCAAGAAAGGAAAATAGCTGCAAGATTTCGAGCAAGGAGTGCGCAGAAGGGAACACAATCAGGACGTCCCACAGGCTCCTGAACGCATCAGATCAAGGCCAGGAGGCCAAAAAGCAGCCGTGACAAAGACCTCACCAGGAAGTCTTTGTGGTTCTCCGGAGTTGCTGGTGACACAACATAACCCAGCACTGAGAGACGTCTTGGGAGATTTCTGCCTTCCTTTATCGGCCCTCAGCTCTCTGTGTGGACAAGCGGTCCTCTGTACTCAAGGACGCCCAACTGAGGCTTCTGGGGAGGGGTCTGTGGCAAAACCCCCTGGAAAGGGTGGGAACTCGCTttctaagaaaaaaaagttttaaacatTTCCTGGAGTGAGGCAATCTCCCAGAAACCCTGCCAGCTGCAGTCACAACAGTTATTCATGATCAGAATTTCGTTTGgcatggaaaataaaaaaaaattgctgagtGAATCAGaccttgtgtaaaaaaaaaaaaaagaacacacacatgGAATTTTTTTGAAAGCAACACAGCCTGAAAAGGTACAGAATGACAGCGATGGgaagcaggggatggacagatctGTTGTAGAAGCTACAGAGAGTGTCAGGCTGTTGGTTGTTGGATGTTTCTATTTCACAGTGCCAAATCTAAAAGTGCAAGCCAAAAAGAGGTGAGAGTTTAAACATCTCCAGGTTCAATGTTCTTGGTTTTTGAGCACTATTAAGTTCTATTTTACATGCATTGCAAGCTTGCAAAGTGTTGGTATACAATCTGGGCACAGATCAGAGCAACTATTAAGGTACTccaccctctcttgcacaggcctcAAGTCACTTCCTGCGCTCTGTCTGTTGAACTTCCACAAAACGCAACCAGGGCAAACAGAATGCCTCTTCTCCCGTGGCACTAGATAAAGGCCGAGCCCACGTGCATCCGTTCTCAACCTTCCCCACCATTAAGTTCTAAGGGACATAAATAGGCGAAAACTGGCAAGATCATGGAGCAAGGGAATCTCCTTTGGCCCGGCACAGGACTGAAACCAGAGGCAC from Tiliqua scincoides isolate rTilSci1 chromosome 9, rTilSci1.hap2, whole genome shotgun sequence includes these protein-coding regions:
- the SPSB1 gene encoding SPRY domain-containing SOCS box protein 1, coding for MGQKVTGGIKTVDMRDPAYRPLKHELQGLDYCKPARLDLLLDMPPVSYEVQLVNSWNDDDRSLNVFVKEEDKLIFHRHPVAQSTDAIRGKVGYTRGLHVWQITWAMRQRGTHAVVGVATAEAPLHSVGYTTLVGNNHESWGWDLGRNRLYHDGKNQPSKTYPAFLEPDETFIVPDSFLVVLDMDDGTLSFIVDGQYMGVAFRGLKGKKLYPVVSAVWGHCEIRMRYLNGLDPEPLPLMELCRRSVRVSLGKDRLGKIQTLPLPESLKSYLLYQ